In one Steroidobacteraceae bacterium genomic region, the following are encoded:
- a CDS encoding EAL domain-containing protein: MSNAALSAQKELQPIGDHARQVGTALRKAVGTVRIHSLSLHDLQGDTLFLSEGVLGPDEHGSVLEAAARLGGNPAKSSLRSALGDGRVACFLAARNLAGTLGALAMIIVDERVAGNAPANWLDNPQSLALLQDFGARFAGPARPVSDLTSSRPRLVHPGARTHTDVAPPTPAKLDTTQLRLHVQQFIQLRTGGRTRRYEVLLRSSRPDARDRLPEELAAQLADANHAKVVDRFVVTELIQWLGANKACWDQDPAVFSVNVTAHSVSDETFTEYVIRQLRERNIAAKYLGFEISESQIQASPDAAAAFIKRCEKLGLSVTVDDFTLTDAAVALLASPAIKVIKINSKLTLNALRSKLAQAKVVAIAQMAKILGQHCVAKRIESKMARHWLIGAGVDFAQGNLLEKSRPLDSLRAKP, encoded by the coding sequence ATGTCCAATGCCGCGCTCTCAGCGCAAAAGGAATTGCAACCCATTGGCGATCACGCACGGCAAGTCGGCACGGCTTTGCGCAAGGCGGTCGGCACGGTGCGCATCCACAGCCTGTCGCTGCACGACCTGCAAGGCGATACGCTGTTCCTGAGCGAGGGCGTGCTCGGGCCCGATGAGCACGGCTCAGTGCTCGAGGCTGCCGCCCGGCTCGGCGGCAATCCTGCGAAGTCGAGCCTGCGCTCGGCACTTGGCGATGGCCGAGTCGCCTGCTTCCTCGCGGCACGCAATCTCGCCGGTACGCTCGGCGCGCTGGCCATGATCATTGTCGATGAGCGTGTTGCGGGCAACGCACCGGCGAACTGGCTTGATAACCCGCAGTCGCTCGCACTGCTGCAGGATTTCGGCGCACGTTTCGCCGGCCCTGCGCGACCGGTATCCGATCTGACGTCCTCGCGGCCGCGACTCGTTCACCCCGGCGCGCGGACGCACACCGATGTCGCGCCGCCGACACCTGCCAAGCTCGACACCACGCAGCTGCGCCTGCACGTGCAGCAGTTCATCCAGCTGCGGACTGGCGGTCGCACCCGCCGCTACGAGGTCCTGCTTCGCAGCAGCCGGCCGGACGCGCGCGATCGCCTGCCCGAGGAACTTGCCGCGCAGCTCGCTGATGCCAACCACGCCAAGGTCGTAGACCGATTCGTGGTTACCGAGCTGATCCAGTGGCTCGGCGCCAACAAGGCATGCTGGGATCAGGACCCGGCCGTGTTCAGCGTCAACGTCACCGCGCATAGCGTGAGTGACGAGACCTTCACCGAGTACGTCATCAGGCAGCTACGCGAGCGGAACATCGCCGCCAAGTACCTTGGTTTCGAGATTTCCGAGAGCCAGATCCAGGCTTCGCCGGACGCTGCGGCGGCGTTCATCAAGCGCTGTGAGAAACTCGGCCTGTCGGTGACGGTCGACGACTTCACGCTTACGGACGCCGCGGTCGCGCTGCTTGCGAGTCCCGCCATCAAGGTCATCAAGATCAACAGCAAGCTCACGCTGAATGCGTTGCGCAGCAAGCTCGCCCAGGCCAAAGTGGTCGCAATCGCGCAGATGGCGAAGATCCTCGGCCAGCATTGTGTCGCCAAGCGCATCGAATCGAAGATGGCCCGCCACTGGTTGATCGGCGCCGGGGTCGACTTCGCCCAGGGCAATCTGCTCGAGAAGTCGCGGCCGCTCGATTCCCTGCGCGCAAAACCCTAA
- a CDS encoding aldo/keto reductase — protein MQTRRLGANGPQVSAVGLGTMGMSGISGMHAMYGPTDEGESLATLRRALELGINFFDTAEVYGPYRNEELLGRGLAGWSGEVVVASKFGFRIGDDGRIQGTDGSPANARRALDASLQRLGRERIDLWYLHRLDRNVPIEDTVGAMAEGVKSGKVRWLGLSEVGAATLRRACKVHPITALQSEYSLWERNLDNELVGVCRELGVGIVAYCPLGRGFLAGGVASAEELPAGDYRKLDPRFAEANHARNMTIVAAVAEIAERHGVSSAQIALAWLLQHNRDVVPIPGTKRRRYVEENAAAADIRLNAVDIARLDALQGASGPRYNANSMQSIDR, from the coding sequence ATGCAAACACGAAGACTTGGCGCCAATGGCCCGCAGGTATCGGCGGTCGGACTCGGAACGATGGGAATGTCCGGCATCTCCGGCATGCACGCGATGTATGGACCGACCGATGAAGGCGAGTCGCTCGCGACCTTGCGCCGCGCACTCGAACTCGGCATCAACTTCTTCGACACCGCCGAAGTCTATGGCCCCTACAGGAACGAGGAATTGCTAGGCCGCGGTCTTGCTGGTTGGTCAGGCGAGGTCGTCGTCGCGAGCAAATTCGGCTTTCGCATTGGCGACGACGGACGAATCCAGGGCACGGACGGTAGCCCGGCGAATGCGCGTCGCGCCCTGGATGCCTCCTTGCAGCGGCTGGGTCGTGAACGGATCGATCTTTGGTACCTGCACCGGCTGGATCGCAATGTGCCGATCGAGGACACCGTCGGCGCCATGGCCGAGGGCGTGAAAAGCGGCAAGGTGCGCTGGCTCGGTCTGTCCGAGGTCGGGGCGGCTACGCTGCGTCGCGCCTGCAAGGTTCATCCGATCACGGCGTTGCAGAGCGAGTATTCACTATGGGAACGCAACCTCGATAACGAGCTGGTTGGCGTTTGCAGGGAGCTGGGCGTCGGCATCGTCGCCTACTGCCCGCTCGGCCGCGGCTTTCTCGCCGGCGGCGTTGCCTCCGCAGAAGAATTGCCGGCGGGCGATTATCGAAAGCTTGATCCACGTTTCGCAGAAGCGAACCACGCGCGCAATATGACAATAGTGGCCGCAGTGGCGGAGATCGCCGAGCGTCATGGCGTGAGCAGCGCGCAGATTGCGCTCGCCTGGCTCTTGCAGCACAACCGCGACGTAGTGCCCATACCGGGTACCAAGCGGCGCCGTTATGTCGAGGAGAACGCGGCCGCAGCGGACATAAGACTCAATGCCGTGGATATTGCACGCCTCGATGCGTTGCAAGGCGCCAGCGGTCCGCGCTACAACGCGAACAGCATGCAGAGCATTGATCGCTGA
- a CDS encoding retropepsin-like aspartic protease — translation MSTSLTLALLVAVALPNLSTRSRAAEPVEPGANGEAALYAAPTRLDRIGRILVPVHINGRGPYRFMIDTGASHAAVSRQLLAELGLTASDSPGMVLRGVTGSAAVPVVWIDELRAGALTLRSQQLPVLESTILDRAAGILGVQGFAGKRITIDFVHDKVSVRRSRGAAPGREFFAVPAQQRFGGLLVVDAHVGAIATRAIIDTGAERTLGNRELQRRLLRRRDVTDSSETEVFGATSDVRSGDYLVAPTVSLGEIEVDDLIVTFADLEVFRIWDLEQVPALLIGMDLLGTVRELVIDYRRSELQIRP, via the coding sequence GTGTCGACATCCCTGACCCTGGCGCTGCTGGTCGCAGTCGCCTTGCCCAACCTGTCGACGCGTTCGCGTGCTGCGGAACCCGTGGAACCGGGCGCGAATGGCGAGGCGGCACTGTACGCCGCACCAACACGTCTCGACCGCATCGGTCGCATCCTGGTGCCGGTGCATATCAATGGTCGTGGGCCTTATCGTTTCATGATCGACACGGGCGCAAGCCATGCCGCCGTTTCGAGGCAGCTGCTCGCCGAACTCGGACTGACGGCGAGCGACAGCCCGGGCATGGTACTGCGCGGAGTGACTGGTTCGGCCGCGGTGCCGGTCGTGTGGATCGATGAGTTGCGCGCCGGTGCGCTGACACTACGCAGTCAGCAATTGCCCGTACTCGAGTCGACCATACTGGATCGCGCCGCCGGCATACTGGGCGTACAGGGCTTCGCGGGGAAGCGCATCACGATCGACTTCGTCCACGACAAGGTCAGCGTCCGCCGCTCACGCGGCGCTGCACCTGGCAGGGAATTCTTCGCTGTACCGGCGCAGCAGCGCTTCGGCGGCTTGCTGGTGGTCGATGCCCATGTCGGAGCAATCGCCACGCGTGCCATCATCGACACCGGCGCGGAACGCACGCTCGGCAATCGCGAATTGCAGCGCCGGCTGCTGCGGCGCCGGGACGTGACAGACAGCAGCGAAACGGAAGTATTCGGTGCCACCAGTGATGTACGCAGCGGCGACTACCTGGTCGCGCCGACGGTGTCGCTGGGGGAAATCGAAGTCGACGACCTCATCGTCACGTTCGCCGATCTCGAGGTTTTTCGCATCTGGGATCTGGAGCAAGTGCCGGCATTGCTGATCGGCATGGATCTGCTCGGCACGGTGCGCGAGCTCGTAATCGACTATCGCCGCTCGGAATTGCAGATCAGGCCCTGA
- a CDS encoding aspartyl/asparaginyl beta-hydroxylase domain-containing protein, translated as MLDLPEEKALDKNRLIGGCSRLAMRFDAGRAAAELHDLPATLWQGSGARRGVHRVAAAIFLRGSAPALGALPIEDQPVFLQLPYLRDLLMGLPGRLQRCLLARLPAGAVVRRHIDQAPYFEKTLRIHLPLVTTDAVHMFSRGLCYHMKAGEVWALNNSAVHAVWNASGTEERVHLIADFVPGPRMLELLAAADSRLGVVHGEVCERLRLAEAEVQGA; from the coding sequence ATGCTCGACCTTCCGGAAGAAAAAGCGCTCGACAAGAATCGCCTGATCGGTGGCTGTTCGCGCCTTGCGATGCGATTCGACGCCGGCAGGGCGGCGGCGGAGCTGCATGATCTGCCCGCGACGCTCTGGCAGGGCAGTGGTGCGCGCCGGGGTGTCCATCGGGTCGCGGCGGCGATCTTCCTGCGCGGATCGGCCCCCGCGCTCGGAGCGCTGCCGATCGAGGATCAGCCCGTCTTCCTCCAGCTGCCCTACCTGCGCGACCTGCTGATGGGCCTGCCCGGGCGACTGCAACGCTGCCTGCTGGCGCGCCTGCCTGCCGGCGCAGTCGTGCGGCGCCACATCGATCAGGCACCGTACTTCGAGAAGACACTACGCATTCATTTGCCGCTCGTGACCACCGACGCCGTGCACATGTTCAGCAGAGGGCTTTGTTACCACATGAAGGCGGGCGAGGTCTGGGCCCTGAACAATTCCGCCGTGCATGCCGTGTGGAATGCGAGCGGGACGGAGGAGCGCGTGCATTTGATTGCCGACTTCGTACCGGGCCCGCGAATGCTCGAGCTCCTGGCCGCGGCGGACAGCCGGCTCGGTGTCGTTCATGGGGAAGTTTGCGAAAGGCTGCGGCTCGCCGAAGCCGAGGTACAGGGCGCTTGA